DNA sequence from the Methanolobus sp. ZRKC5 genome:
GGGTCCGTATCAGGATCAAGACCTGAAGCCTTGCATATCTCTTCAGAAGCTAGGTGCCCTATCTTTGAAAATGAATAACGCAAAAACGGGGATAATTTTTGCCTCTCTGTATATCTTAACATTTTCATGAGAGTACCAAGCTCTATCCCATGAGGATGCGGCAAAATCTCTTTTGCAGGAACCGGAAGCTTATCAGTTGCGCGCTCAAAAATCACTTCATTGCCATCAGGCTCTATAAGAGTTAGTCTGGCATGCGGATTTACAATCGCAGTCGCCTTAAGATATTCATAAATGGATTGTCTTCTTCCTTTTACATAGGAAGCCTCCATTTCCATCTCAACACGTGTGCCATGTGGCCTATCCCAGTCCACAATATCATCCTTGAGTATCTCGGGATCATTTGTACTGGTATTTATCATAAGCTCATAATAGTGAGCAGGATTTCCGTGACCAATTTTGGATATGATCTTTGTATGATTTCCTGATGTCAATTGAGAGTATAGCACAGAAGCCGATATACCTATACCTTGCTGGCCACGACTCTGTTTGATCGCATGGAATCTTGAACCATACAATAGCTTTGCAAACACCTTAGGAATCTGTTCTTTAACTATTCCCGGACCATTGTCCTCCACTATAATAATTACGTTATCCTTTCCTGACCGTTCTATGTGCAGGAATATATCCGGTAGTATCTCTGACTCTTCACACGCATCAAGAGAGTTGTCCACTGCTTCCTTGACCGTGGTGATCAAACTTCGCGGAGCAGAGTCAAAACCCAGTATCTGCCGGTTCTTTTCAAAGAACTCAGCGACACTTATTGATTTTTGGTTCTTGGCAAGTTCTTCTGCAATTGGATTATCCATAAGAATATCTTCCTCGTCCTTTATTGGTCACTATTACAATGACCAGAAAATAATAACTCGGAATATATAAAAATGTTTTTTCCGAATCACTTCAATTCTGCACCCACAATAGTTTGTGTTGCAGTGACAGACCCGGTCTCACGAATCAAGTCTACAATGCTATTGAGATGTCCCAGATCATCCACCTCAATTACCACAACAAAATCATACTCACCAAACACGTGATAGATGTCCTTTATTCCTTCAATTTTGTTAAGTTCATTAAAAGCGGTTCTTTCGCTGCCAGGCAGCACATTTACCATTGTAACTCCAATTACCATTGTATCACTCACAATGAAAGTGGAATGCAAGGTATTTATCAGTTTTCGACGGAATTTTCCAAAATAATTAAAAGTAATATCAAGTGCAAGAGGTGTTTAAATGGTACTTTTAACCAAATCACCTCATCATAATGATGATGATAAGCAAAACGTATATATACAATAGTATGCATACTAGAAGTAGATGAGCGGGTTATCCTTTTTTTGACAATAACCCCCACTCCCCAACCCGCTCATACTCCACTCCACTTTTTTCATTCATTTTTACTAAAATAAACTGACAAAATGTTAAGCGTTGCTTACGCTGAGCTTTATATTATGTAATTATCAGAGATCTCTGTTGAGTTATTAGTACTGAGAATACATTTTCATACTATTTTTAATAAAAATAACAGAGTACCTATTTCTATAAACTTGAATAAATCTTACAAAATAAGACAACTGTTCAAACAAATACAAATGATGATGCAATATAAAATAAGTATATCAGATAAATATAAAAGACAAATCATGAAGGAAATCAAATCCAGTCAAATATCCAGCACAATAATTACTGTCATACATATACAATCAAACATATGCATTTGATACTAGGCATTACAATGCATATTAAATAATGCACGTATGCCACACATAGCACTTCGGGCCACAATAAGCAGAATTAAAAATCAAAAAGAGTCTTTTGTGGTTTTTTTGCAGGTTCCTTTTTAGAAAAGGAAGATTCACTTGTTACAGGGCCCTCTTTATTTGAACCCGGCAATTTATCCAGACTCAACTGAGAAGGATCTTTTTTAGGACTCTTTTTTTCTACGAAAAAGACTGGTTCATCTGAAGAAAACACATTCTTTCGCAGCTCCTGTGCACCATCATAAATAGCCTGAATCTTTTTTGTGACCTTTTTAGCACCCATCAGGTAGAGCAATTCATCCATCTCAAGTCCAAGTGTTGCAACAACGTCTATCGCATAGTCATCGGTTTCCAAAAGCTTCGTATAGAGCCCTGCAACCTCAAGCCGTGAATACCGCATTGATTCATGACAATGAGCACCCACTTTCACAGCAATATTATTTCTCATATTCCTTTTAGAACGCATCTGGCCCATTTTACGCCAGAGAGAAGGTGCCTGGTACCTCACAAACCCACTACGATTGCGAGATTTTGAAACAACTGCTCCACCAGTCATGAGCATGCCCGCATAACGCCACATGCGATAATTTTGTCGCCTGCGCACACGTCCCAAAAAACGATCAGAACGTGAAAGATAAGAATATGCCTGAATAATATCATCCGTAAGCGCTTCTTCACCTTTACCCGTGTACTGGTAAGGAAGATTCTCATCCACCCAATGAATCAGATCCTCAGGAGTCTCATCAAGATTATAAGTCGCCTCAATAGCAGAAGAAATATCATTTCCCTTGAAGATCCTCCCCACAACTTTGAATATGGACTCTTTATTATCCCGCTCAGAGGTAGAGATGTCTTCGATGTCAATTTCCGTACGTCCAAGAGCAACTGCCTGGAGATCATTTACAGCACTCCTGAAATCCCCGTCTGCCGTCTCAGCTATTTTCTCGATTACACCGACACCGCACATCAGGCCCTCATTAAGTGCAATTTTCTTGAGTGCAGGCACCATGGACCGGGATTGAACGGAACCGAACTTCAGCTCAAGGCATAAAGAACGCAGTGAAGAAGATATACCATAAAGATCGTTAGCAATTAGAACGATGGGTTGATTTGTTTTTTTAACAATATCAATAATAGCACGTGCTCCCCCACGATCACTATTTCCATGAAGATTATCAGCCTCGTCAAGTACAACCAGCCTTTTGGTAGAGGCACCTGTTAGAGTTTGCATCCGGGATGCTGAGCCTGCCACCTTTTCGATCACACCTGCAGTCCGCTGGTCGCTGGCATTGAGTTCTATAACTTCCCAGCCCATATCATTTGCAAGTGCATATGCAGAAGATGTCTTACCTATGCCCGCCTGACCATGAAGCAATACTGCTCTTGATTCCGGGATGCCATGTGCCCATTGCTCACTCCACTTCATAAGGTCGACTATCACTTTTTTATGACCTACGACATCATCAAGTGTTCCTGGCCGGTATTTCTCTGCCCATTCCATCTGCACAGTCATGTTCTTTACTCAATATTCAGGAAAAGTAATTAATGTTTGCATCACTTTGATTGTTCTGATTGATAATATTGCTGGAAGGTATCTTTCCATGGGATCAAAAAGTACAGAGAACCTCCTTGACCTGATAGAAGAAAGGGCATTACAAAATAAGGCAAGAGTTGCAATAGGAGTGCGTAATCCCAGTCCCAAGATGCTTAAGAGTGCCAGAGATGCACATGAAGCAGGATATGCACACGTGTTACTTGTAGGTAACAAAAAAGAGATAGAGATAATAGGAACTGAGCTTGAGATAATAGGAACCAACGATCCTGAAAGAACACTTGGTGACCTCCTCAAATCCGGATACGTAGATGCGGCAGTCAGAGGAACTGCAGGAGCTTCAGGAACATTGACACACCTCAAAAAAATCCTGAATCAGGAAAACCTGCACAGAATTGCACTGTTGCAAACAAGTGAAGGTACTCCCTTTTTCATCGCACCTGTGGGCATAGATGAAGGAAATAAACTTGCAGATAAAATAGAATTCATAAAACTAGGGGTGGAATACATCCGCAGGTTTAACATCGAACCAGTAGTAGGCATTCTTTCAGGAGGAAGACTGGGTGACCTGGGCCGCAACCTGCGAGTAGACCAGACACTTGCTGAAGGGGACTTCATTGTTAACAGGATAAGAGAACTGGGAATAGACGCAAAGCATCATACGATACTGATAGAGGATGCCATAAAGGAAGCGAATTTCATACTTGCACCAGATGGCATATCAGGCAACCTCATATTCAGGACACTTGTGTTCCTGGGGGGAGGAGACGGACTTGGTGCACCCATATTAATGGATGACTACGTATTTGTCGACACATCCAGAGTCGGAGGGCATTATACCAAAGCAATAATGCTTGCAAGTGCCCTTGTAGAAAAACATGATATACAGTCAGTGATGGATAAACAACAACAATAATTATATCCAGAGCATACAATCTAATTTTAATAAAATCATTTTTATTTCAAAAAGAAATCATCGAAAGTAAGATGATAATACTGTAACAGGGAATGAGTGATATGGAAGCTGTACTGATAAAAGCAAAAACAATTTCCTCTGCATGGTCCCAACTGATCCATGAAATATATGAAAAAGGAGAGGAACACAAACCCGACTACAAAACAATGACAAAGAGAGTACATGCCACTATATGTATAGAGGATGTAGAAAACCTGCAGGTCAACCCTGCTGTACCCTTTGGAGAGAACCTTATAAGAAAATATAAAGAAGAACTCACAGAAGAGTATGCAGACTGGTATGTTTCACTTTCAGATGATGACAAGAGGAAATT
Encoded proteins:
- a CDS encoding Lrp/AsnC ligand binding domain-containing protein, which produces MVNVLPGSERTAFNELNKIEGIKDIYHVFGEYDFVVVIEVDDLGHLNSIVDLIRETGSVTATQTIVGAELK
- a CDS encoding replication factor C large subunit, with amino-acid sequence MTVQMEWAEKYRPGTLDDVVGHKKVIVDLMKWSEQWAHGIPESRAVLLHGQAGIGKTSSAYALANDMGWEVIELNASDQRTAGVIEKVAGSASRMQTLTGASTKRLVVLDEADNLHGNSDRGGARAIIDIVKKTNQPIVLIANDLYGISSSLRSLCLELKFGSVQSRSMVPALKKIALNEGLMCGVGVIEKIAETADGDFRSAVNDLQAVALGRTEIDIEDISTSERDNKESIFKVVGRIFKGNDISSAIEATYNLDETPEDLIHWVDENLPYQYTGKGEEALTDDIIQAYSYLSRSDRFLGRVRRRQNYRMWRYAGMLMTGGAVVSKSRNRSGFVRYQAPSLWRKMGQMRSKRNMRNNIAVKVGAHCHESMRYSRLEVAGLYTKLLETDDYAIDVVATLGLEMDELLYLMGAKKVTKKIQAIYDGAQELRKNVFSSDEPVFFVEKKSPKKDPSQLSLDKLPGSNKEGPVTSESSFSKKEPAKKPQKTLFDF
- the mtxX gene encoding methanogenesis marker protein Mmp4/MtxX, encoding MGSKSTENLLDLIEERALQNKARVAIGVRNPSPKMLKSARDAHEAGYAHVLLVGNKKEIEIIGTELEIIGTNDPERTLGDLLKSGYVDAAVRGTAGASGTLTHLKKILNQENLHRIALLQTSEGTPFFIAPVGIDEGNKLADKIEFIKLGVEYIRRFNIEPVVGILSGGRLGDLGRNLRVDQTLAEGDFIVNRIRELGIDAKHHTILIEDAIKEANFILAPDGISGNLIFRTLVFLGGGDGLGAPILMDDYVFVDTSRVGGHYTKAIMLASALVEKHDIQSVMDKQQQ